A part of Desulfitibacter alkalitolerans DSM 16504 genomic DNA contains:
- a CDS encoding DUF4446 family protein, protein MAINWYGIHLDTTTHIYITLALIIVIALLLIWQLIITFKYLKLRKKYNTYMHGSDGRSMEQKIDAYHNDFNMLNSTIKDLDKQLSELNRKNMRNFNKVGFVRFSAFSEVGSDLSFAIALMDSYNNGFVISSIYGRDDNRFYAKPLENGKSKYRLSEEEELAISRALES, encoded by the coding sequence ATGGCAATTAATTGGTATGGCATACATTTGGATACAACAACACATATTTATATAACCTTAGCTTTAATCATAGTTATAGCCTTACTATTGATATGGCAATTAATTATTACATTTAAGTATTTGAAGTTACGTAAAAAATATAATACTTACATGCATGGTTCTGATGGAAGAAGCATGGAACAAAAAATTGATGCTTATCATAATGACTTTAATATGCTTAATAGCACTATCAAAGATCTGGACAAGCAGCTAAGTGAACTAAATCGTAAAAATATGCGTAATTTTAATAAGGTTGGTTTTGTAAGATTTAGTGCGTTTTCAGAGGTTGGTAGTGACTTAAGCTTTGCAATAGCTCTAATGGATAGCTATAACAATGGCTTTGTAATTAGCTCTATTTACGGAAGAGATGACAACAGGTTTTATGCCAAACCTTTAGAAAATGGAAAGTCAAAGTATAGACTTAGTGAAGAGGAAGAGTTGGCGATAAGTAGAGCTCTGGAAAGTTAA
- a CDS encoding DUF554 domain-containing protein encodes MWGTVVNSFAIVFGTIIGMWFGRRFSENIRKMIMQAIGLGIVLIGLKMAITSEQLVFVLISMVLGAWLGEFLDIEGALHKLGLKIQQKAGNLNGGSNIAQAFVTSTLLYCVGAMAIMGAIESGLTGNHDTLYAKSLIDGITSIMLTTTMGIGVIFSAVSVFIYQGAITLAASYLETLLTIPVVNELKAVGGLIILGIGLNILEITKIKVGNLLPAIFFIVIIMIFVGMV; translated from the coding sequence ATGTGGGGCACTGTTGTAAATTCATTTGCCATTGTTTTTGGTACAATAATTGGAATGTGGTTCGGGAGAAGGTTTTCTGAGAATATTAGAAAAATGATTATGCAGGCCATTGGTCTTGGCATAGTTTTAATAGGTTTAAAAATGGCTATAACTAGCGAACAGTTAGTGTTTGTGTTGATTAGTATGGTTTTAGGTGCCTGGCTAGGGGAGTTTTTAGATATTGAAGGAGCGTTACATAAACTAGGCTTAAAAATACAACAAAAGGCTGGAAATCTTAATGGTGGAAGCAATATTGCTCAAGCCTTTGTTACTTCCACCCTGTTATATTGTGTTGGTGCAATGGCTATAATGGGAGCCATTGAGAGTGGGCTTACTGGAAACCATGATACACTTTACGCAAAATCATTAATAGATGGTATAACTTCAATTATGCTGACTACCACCATGGGTATAGGGGTGATTTTTTCGGCTGTTTCAGTATTTATTTATCAAGGTGCAATAACCTTGGCGGCATCATATTTAGAGACTCTATTAACTATTCCTGTTGTAAATGAATTAAAGGCTGTTGGCGGATTAATTATTCTAGGCATTGGTCTAAATATTTTAGAAATAACTAAAATAAAAGTAGGCAATCTTTTGCCTGCAATATTTTTTATTGTTATTATTATGATTTTTGTTGGAATGGTATAG